One part of the Sporocytophaga myxococcoides DSM 11118 genome encodes these proteins:
- the fabG gene encoding 3-oxoacyl-ACP reductase FabG yields MKYALVTGGSRGIGRAVCLNLAEMGYKILINFQSNVQEAEKTLELIREKGSDGELMQFNVSKKEEVEGVLGTWLEKNPDKVIEVLVNNAGIRKDNLLMWMSEEEWHGVLDISLNGFFYITRLVVKGMLVNKYGRIVNVVSLSGIKGMPGQTNYSASKAAIIGATKALAQEVGRRGVTVNAVAPGFIVTDMTKDINEKEFKSLIPLARFGTAEEVSNVVSFLASDKASYVTGEVISVNGGLYT; encoded by the coding sequence ATGAAATACGCTTTAGTTACAGGAGGTTCAAGAGGGATTGGAAGAGCTGTGTGTCTGAATCTCGCAGAGATGGGCTATAAAATTCTCATCAATTTTCAATCAAACGTTCAGGAAGCAGAAAAGACACTTGAGCTAATAAGAGAAAAGGGTAGTGATGGTGAACTAATGCAATTCAATGTTTCTAAAAAAGAAGAAGTTGAAGGCGTCTTGGGAACCTGGCTCGAAAAAAATCCTGATAAAGTAATAGAGGTTTTAGTCAACAATGCCGGAATCAGAAAAGATAATCTTCTGATGTGGATGAGTGAAGAGGAGTGGCATGGTGTACTTGATATAAGCCTTAATGGTTTCTTTTACATAACCAGACTGGTTGTAAAGGGAATGTTGGTTAATAAATATGGAAGAATAGTAAACGTTGTCTCTCTTTCTGGAATCAAGGGAATGCCGGGACAAACAAATTATTCTGCCAGCAAAGCAGCAATAATAGGAGCAACAAAAGCCTTGGCGCAGGAAGTAGGGAGAAGAGGAGTAACCGTCAATGCCGTGGCTCCAGGCTTTATTGTAACAGATATGACAAAAGATATTAATGAAAAAGAATTTAAATCATTAATTCCTTTGGCCAGATTTGGAACTGCAGAGGAGGTTTCGAATGTTGTATCATTTCTAGCTTCAGACAAGGCATCATATGTTACCGGAGAGGTAATATCTGTAAATGGAGGATTGTATACCTAG